From the Sandaracinaceae bacterium genome, one window contains:
- a CDS encoding esterase: MHGRIERKRLTSRCLVANPLGDPHERDVYVYVPPATHAGQRFPMILLLPGYGSNHLSILSYSPWSKNTVERFDEQVARGESPPAILVLPDCMTRWGGSQFVDSRGTGRYQTYLADEVIPFVDQHFPTVPAREARAAAGRSSGGFGALRLALDRPELISAVASHAGDAAFEVSMRPMFTSAAIGLERAGGLAAFAQRLGDGGPRNTPEFDAAFVLAASAAYSPDPDGSFPHVALPFDPVTAEPRKSVFDLWHTEDPLTRMRAPEAAAALRGLSLLYLDAGQSDEHGLQFAARALASAAGHAGAAVQLEEFPGGHRGTSHRYELSLPALARALTAERRE; the protein is encoded by the coding sequence ATGCACGGACGCATCGAACGGAAGCGACTCACCAGCCGCTGCCTCGTGGCCAACCCGCTGGGCGACCCCCACGAGCGCGACGTGTACGTCTACGTGCCCCCCGCAACGCACGCGGGTCAGCGCTTCCCGATGATCCTCCTGCTGCCGGGCTACGGCAGCAACCACCTCAGCATCCTGTCCTACAGCCCGTGGTCCAAGAACACGGTGGAGCGCTTCGACGAGCAGGTGGCCCGCGGCGAGAGCCCCCCGGCCATCTTGGTGCTGCCCGACTGCATGACCCGCTGGGGCGGGAGCCAGTTCGTGGACTCGCGCGGCACGGGTCGCTACCAGACGTACCTGGCCGACGAGGTCATCCCGTTCGTGGACCAGCACTTCCCCACGGTCCCCGCACGTGAGGCGCGCGCGGCGGCAGGGCGCAGCAGCGGCGGCTTCGGGGCGCTGCGGCTGGCGCTGGACCGGCCCGAGCTCATCTCGGCGGTGGCCAGCCACGCCGGTGACGCGGCCTTCGAGGTCAGCATGCGCCCCATGTTCACCTCGGCGGCCATCGGGCTCGAGCGCGCCGGCGGGCTCGCGGCCTTCGCGCAGCGGCTCGGCGATGGGGGCCCGCGCAACACGCCGGAGTTCGACGCCGCGTTCGTGCTGGCAGCCTCGGCGGCCTACTCGCCCGACCCGGACGGGTCCTTCCCGCACGTGGCGCTGCCCTTCGACCCGGTCACGGCGGAGCCCCGCAAGAGCGTGTTCGATCTCTGGCACACCGAGGACCCGCTCACCCGCATGCGCGCGCCAGAGGCCGCCGCCGCGCTGCGTGGCCTCTCCCTTCTCTATCTCGACGCCGGGCAGAGCGACGAGCACGGGCTCCAGTTCGCGGCGCGTGCGCTCGCCAGCGCGGCCGGCCACGCGGGCGCGGCGGTGCAGCTGGAGGAGTTCCCGGGGGGCCACCGGGGCACCTCGCATCGCTACGAGCTGAGCCTGCCCGCGCTGGCTCGCGCCCTCACGGCCGAGCGCAGGGAATAA
- a CDS encoding SUMF1/EgtB/PvdO family nonheme iron enzyme yields the protein MSRWLLALTLLMLPACESGAGQPDGALGAEQGTDGATSHPDHGPPVDGGGDGGGPDGGSTDGGGTDGSSTLDMGNPVGVPCSVQGVAGTCQLVSTCALMSTAGFCPGPADVRCCHPAIDAGVGTDQGTGSDQGTGGTCDPDDMPTPNAGLSEAPGVGGCPAGMLPVGTTFCVDAYEAFVRIDRGGSALPEDWSPFHHPPTLTGGQTLIAYSVAGAIPQGQISGIQAANACAGAGKRLCSNTEWLSACRGPDTNVYPYGDTRQPGVCNDARATHPAVEYFGTGASWIWSMLDHPCIAQIPNSLDATGANAGCVTDHGAFDMMGNLHEWTSDAAGTFRGGFFADTSINGNGCLYATTAHNTAHSDYSTGFRCCADL from the coding sequence GTGTCGCGCTGGCTGCTCGCTCTCACGCTCCTGATGCTCCCGGCCTGCGAGTCGGGCGCAGGTCAGCCCGACGGCGCGCTCGGGGCCGAGCAGGGCACCGACGGAGCGACCAGCCACCCCGACCACGGCCCCCCCGTGGACGGCGGCGGTGACGGTGGCGGCCCAGATGGCGGCAGCACCGACGGCGGCGGCACGGACGGCAGCAGCACGCTCGACATGGGCAACCCCGTCGGGGTCCCCTGCTCGGTGCAGGGCGTGGCCGGCACGTGCCAGCTGGTCTCCACGTGCGCGCTCATGAGCACCGCCGGCTTCTGCCCGGGCCCGGCCGACGTGCGCTGCTGCCACCCCGCCATCGACGCGGGCGTGGGCACGGACCAGGGCACGGGCAGCGACCAGGGTACGGGCGGCACCTGCGACCCCGACGACATGCCCACCCCGAACGCTGGCCTCAGCGAGGCCCCGGGCGTGGGCGGCTGCCCCGCGGGCATGCTGCCGGTGGGCACCACGTTCTGCGTGGACGCCTACGAGGCGTTCGTGCGCATCGACCGTGGCGGTAGCGCCCTGCCCGAAGACTGGTCGCCCTTCCACCACCCGCCCACCCTCACAGGAGGGCAGACCCTGATCGCGTACTCCGTGGCAGGCGCCATCCCACAAGGACAGATCTCCGGCATCCAGGCCGCCAACGCCTGCGCGGGAGCGGGCAAGCGGCTGTGCAGCAACACCGAGTGGCTGAGCGCCTGCCGCGGGCCGGACACCAACGTCTATCCCTATGGCGACACACGCCAGCCGGGCGTGTGCAACGACGCGCGCGCCACCCACCCCGCAGTAGAGTACTTCGGCACCGGGGCCAGCTGGATCTGGTCCATGCTGGATCATCCGTGCATCGCACAGATCCCCAACTCGCTCGACGCCACCGGAGCCAACGCGGGCTGCGTCACGGACCACGGCGCCTTCGACATGATGGGCAACCTGCACGAGTGGACGTCCGACGCGGCGGGCACGTTCCGCGGCGGCTTCTTCGCGGACACCAGCATCAACGGCAACGGCTGCCTCTACGCCACCACCGCGCACAACACGGCGCACTCGGACTACTCCACCGGCTTCCGCTGCTGCGCGGACCTCTAG
- a CDS encoding response regulator, whose translation MDDGTHSVSGPDLLAAPGLRVLVAEDEPVNQKVITMMLSQLGVTPTLVDTGLAAVEAAARYDVIFMDMRLPGLNGLDATLAIRETIGTERPWIIAATANATEHDRARCLAAGMNDFVAKPLQLAHLAAALARAEAELGATEASPERPTA comes from the coding sequence GTGGATGACGGCACCCACAGCGTGAGCGGGCCCGACCTGCTGGCGGCGCCCGGGCTGCGCGTGCTGGTGGCCGAGGACGAGCCGGTGAACCAGAAGGTCATCACCATGATGCTCAGCCAGCTGGGCGTGACGCCCACGCTGGTGGACACGGGCCTCGCCGCCGTGGAGGCGGCCGCGCGGTATGACGTCATCTTCATGGACATGCGCCTGCCGGGCTTGAACGGCCTCGACGCCACGCTCGCCATTCGCGAGACCATCGGGACCGAGCGCCCGTGGATCATCGCGGCCACGGCCAACGCCACGGAGCACGACCGCGCGCGCTGCCTCGCGGCAGGCATGAACGACTTCGTGGCCAAGCCCCTGCAGCTGGCCCACCTGGCCGCCGCCCTCGCGCGCGCCGAAGCCGAACTCGGTGCCACCGAGGCCTCTCCCGAAAGACCCACCGCATGA
- the argS gene encoding arginine--tRNA ligase, whose product MLLERTLNLIASEAMQSALDLPEAPAALLRPTQDAKFGDYQVNGAMALAKQLGKKPRDLAEPIAAKLLEHEAVEAAEVAGPGFINLRISAAWLGRALDAMYADRERDGVDTVDTAEHVVVDYSSPNIAKQMHVGHLRSTIIGHALVKLLRFVGHRVTSVNHLGDWGTQFGLLIVGMREWGSQDALDQDAIVELGRVYALASARSKTDEAFAESARAELAKLQNGDPENTALWKRFVAATRKTLDVVYGQLGVTFDEWLGESFYHDRLQGVVDLLQEKGLAREDEGALCVFWNELPTPSKGLEKQKEPFIVRKRDGAFLYSTTDMAAVLYRRDVMKADRVLDVVGTPQALHFKQVFGLSQLLGVTTRMEHIAFGSVLGEDQKPIRSRDGVEVTLQGLLSEAVERARARIQEGMDEGRLKIDPADLDDTATKLGIGAVKYADLRQNRVSDYVFDWDKMISFQGNAGPYMQNAYVRCRSIFRKGEVDPDQLAGAVTLVTEEEQALARLIARFGDVVHQAAETSQPNYLCEHLFELSKAFSRFYEVCPVLNADDADARASRLRLTALVSRQLGRGLTLLGIDVVERM is encoded by the coding sequence ATGCTGCTCGAACGCACCCTGAACCTCATCGCCAGCGAGGCGATGCAGTCCGCCCTCGACCTGCCCGAAGCCCCGGCCGCGCTGCTGCGCCCCACGCAGGACGCGAAGTTCGGCGACTACCAGGTGAACGGCGCCATGGCGCTGGCCAAGCAGCTGGGCAAGAAGCCGCGCGACTTGGCGGAGCCCATCGCGGCGAAGCTGCTGGAACACGAGGCCGTGGAGGCCGCCGAGGTGGCGGGCCCCGGCTTCATCAACCTGCGCATCTCGGCGGCGTGGCTCGGGCGGGCCCTCGACGCCATGTACGCCGACCGCGAGCGCGACGGCGTGGACACCGTGGACACCGCCGAGCACGTGGTGGTGGACTACTCGAGCCCCAACATCGCGAAGCAGATGCACGTGGGGCACCTGCGCTCCACCATCATCGGCCACGCGCTGGTGAAGCTGCTGCGCTTCGTGGGCCACCGCGTGACCAGCGTGAACCACCTGGGTGACTGGGGCACGCAGTTCGGGCTCCTGATAGTGGGCATGCGCGAGTGGGGCAGCCAGGACGCGCTCGACCAGGACGCCATCGTGGAGCTGGGGCGCGTGTATGCGCTGGCCAGCGCCCGCAGCAAGACCGACGAGGCCTTCGCCGAGAGCGCGCGCGCAGAGCTCGCCAAGCTGCAGAACGGGGACCCCGAGAACACCGCGCTCTGGAAGCGCTTCGTGGCGGCCACGCGCAAGACGCTGGACGTGGTGTACGGCCAGCTGGGCGTGACCTTCGACGAGTGGCTGGGCGAGAGCTTCTATCACGACCGTCTGCAGGGGGTGGTGGACCTGCTGCAAGAGAAGGGCCTCGCCCGCGAGGACGAGGGCGCGCTGTGCGTGTTCTGGAACGAGCTGCCCACGCCGTCCAAGGGGCTCGAGAAACAGAAGGAGCCGTTCATCGTGCGCAAGCGCGACGGGGCCTTCCTGTACAGCACCACGGACATGGCGGCCGTGCTCTACCGGCGCGACGTCATGAAGGCCGACCGCGTGCTCGACGTGGTGGGCACGCCGCAGGCGCTGCACTTCAAGCAGGTCTTCGGGCTGAGCCAGCTGCTGGGCGTGACCACGCGCATGGAGCACATCGCCTTCGGCTCGGTGCTGGGCGAGGACCAGAAGCCCATCCGGTCGCGCGACGGCGTGGAGGTCACGCTGCAGGGCTTGCTGAGCGAGGCCGTGGAGCGCGCCCGCGCCCGCATCCAAGAGGGCATGGACGAGGGGCGACTCAAGATCGACCCGGCCGACCTCGACGACACCGCCACCAAGCTGGGCATCGGCGCCGTGAAGTACGCCGACCTGCGCCAGAACCGGGTGAGCGACTACGTGTTCGACTGGGACAAGATGATCTCGTTCCAGGGGAACGCCGGGCCCTACATGCAGAACGCCTACGTGCGCTGCCGCAGCATCTTCCGGAAGGGCGAGGTCGATCCAGACCAGCTCGCCGGCGCCGTCACGCTGGTCACCGAAGAGGAGCAGGCCCTCGCGCGGCTCATCGCGCGCTTCGGCGACGTGGTGCACCAGGCGGCCGAGACCAGCCAGCCCAACTACCTGTGCGAGCACCTCTTCGAGCTGTCGAAGGCCTTCAGCCGCTTCTACGAGGTGTGCCCGGTGCTGAACGCCGACGACGCCGACGCGCGCGCGAGCCGCCTGCGCCTCACCGCGCTGGTCTCGCGCCAGCTGGGCCGCGGCCTCACGCTGCTGGGCATCGACGTGGTCGAGCGCATGTAA
- a CDS encoding transposase, whose amino-acid sequence MEVRRSASARLDQLTLDMGELCAEGVFNKGAQRLRHGTARGPSTFVRRMAHEVGFDLDAHVSVAAGPREEMEHLVRYILRPPLKETRLRLRHDGVELTLKTRSLRGTHQRRFMRTVGFSERPSILGSLRDVLGDPRSDGLLRELLRDRRGGAAEDRRARDARPLHRRGASNHARAAIVERDRRVGATPLDVHRLAAITIGAARASPHPALGDHRNECDVADRRCVTNALERKERSASVHRDDARPGALGRQRYSATRDTLELLGEQGACVVRLEVDP is encoded by the coding sequence GTGGAAGTCCGGCGGTCCGCCAGCGCCAGGCTCGACCAGCTCACCCTGGACATGGGCGAGCTGTGCGCGGAGGGCGTCTTCAACAAGGGCGCCCAGCGCCTGCGCCACGGCACCGCTCGCGGCCCAAGCACCTTCGTCCGCAGAATGGCGCACGAAGTCGGCTTTGACCTCGACGCCCACGTGAGCGTGGCGGCTGGTCCCCGCGAAGAGATGGAGCACCTTGTTCGCTACATCTTGCGGCCACCCCTGAAAGAAACACGACTGAGACTCCGCCACGATGGTGTGGAGCTGACCCTGAAGACGCGCTCTCTTCGCGGCACACATCAGAGAAGGTTCATGCGGACTGTAGGCTTCAGCGAGCGCCCATCGATCCTTGGCTCACTCAGGGATGTGCTCGGCGATCCACGTTCGGATGGCCTGCTGCGAGAGCTGCTCCGAGACCGTCGTGGCGGCGCGGCTGAGGACCGCCGGGCACGCGATGCTCGGCCCTTGCATCGTCGAGGTGCTTCGAACCACGCCCGTGCGGCGATCGTAGAACGTGACCGTCGCGTCGGTGCGACCCCGCTCGACGTGCACCGTCTGGCTGCCATTACCATAGGTGCCGCACGAGCCAGCCCTCACCCAGCGCTCGGAGACCATCGCAACGAGTGCGATGTCGCCGACCGTCGGTGCGTCACGAACGCTCTCGAGCGCAAAGAACGCTCCGCGAGCGTACATCGCGACGACGCCCGCCCCGGTGCCCTCGGGCGTCAGCGGTACAGCGCCACGCGTGACACCCTCGAGCTGCTTGGCGAGCAAGGTGCGTGCGTCGTCCGCTTGGAGGTCGACCCGTGA
- a CDS encoding ABC transporter permease has product MKKLFARVGLVLALLFFTLGVVGPWLAPHDPAAIDLDHQFEAPSAAHVLGTADNGVDLLSALLHGARLAALVSLSVVLVSVVVGTLLGAAAGYFGGAADHALSALTDVFQAFPGIILNIAILAVVVQPGLLHLIFALSVSGWVIYARVARAATLSIRQLAYVEAARALGASDLRVLLRHILPNLAGPIVIQATAGLGGVILAESTLSFLGLGPGVSVSWGALLDQGSSVLLRFPHVALISGACIATTVLAFHLSGDALRDRLDPRAR; this is encoded by the coding sequence ATGAAGAAGCTCTTCGCGCGTGTAGGCCTGGTGCTGGCCTTGCTGTTCTTCACGCTGGGCGTGGTGGGCCCCTGGCTCGCGCCGCACGACCCGGCCGCCATCGACCTCGACCACCAGTTTGAAGCGCCCTCCGCCGCGCACGTGCTGGGCACCGCCGACAACGGCGTGGACCTCCTGAGCGCGCTGCTGCACGGCGCCCGCTTGGCCGCGCTGGTGTCGCTCAGCGTGGTGCTGGTGTCCGTGGTGGTGGGCACCCTGCTGGGCGCCGCCGCGGGCTACTTCGGTGGCGCCGCCGACCACGCGCTCTCGGCCCTCACCGACGTGTTCCAGGCGTTCCCGGGCATCATCCTCAACATCGCCATCCTGGCCGTGGTGGTGCAGCCGGGCCTGCTGCACCTGATCTTCGCGCTGAGCGTGTCGGGCTGGGTCATCTACGCCCGCGTCGCGCGCGCCGCCACGCTCTCCATCCGCCAGCTGGCCTACGTGGAAGCCGCGCGCGCGCTCGGCGCCTCGGACCTGCGCGTGCTGCTGCGCCACATCCTCCCCAACCTCGCGGGCCCCATCGTCATCCAGGCCACAGCAGGCCTCGGCGGCGTCATCCTGGCCGAGTCCACGCTGTCCTTCCTGGGCCTCGGCCCCGGCGTGTCCGTCTCATGGGGCGCCCTGCTCGACCAAGGCAGCAGCGTGCTGCTGCGCTTTCCGCACGTGGCCCTCATCAGCGGCGCGTGCATCGCCACCACGGTGCTGGCGTTCCACCTGAGCGGCGACGCCCTGCGCGACCGGCTGGACCCGCGGGCGCGCTAG
- a CDS encoding ABC transporter permease — protein sequence MWRYLAQRSLRAAATVVGVVTLVFLLVRLVPGDPVDAILGDQASPEERAALRQTLHLDASLPVQYGHFVGDVLDGSLGHSFRSPARTVGSLIAEVLPATVALSLAALALAFGIALPLGVLAAARRGTGVDALASTVAVLGLAIPNIWLGPLLILAFAVELRWLPLPGDDASGVVGLLLPAVTLGTALAAILTRQTRASMLEVYDEQYVLAARARGLSEPVVAIKHVLRNALLPVLTIGAAQLGALLSGAVVTEKVFERAGLGQLFLDAFFARDMPVVQGCVLVVAVTYVALNIAVDLLYVVVDPRVRLA from the coding sequence GTGTGGCGCTATCTGGCACAGAGGTCCCTGCGCGCGGCGGCGACGGTCGTGGGCGTGGTGACGCTCGTCTTCCTGCTGGTGCGGCTGGTGCCCGGCGACCCGGTGGACGCCATCCTGGGGGACCAGGCCAGCCCCGAGGAGCGCGCGGCGCTGCGGCAGACGCTGCACCTCGACGCGTCGCTGCCGGTTCAGTACGGGCACTTCGTGGGCGACGTGCTGGACGGCTCGCTCGGGCACTCGTTCCGCAGCCCCGCGCGCACGGTGGGGTCGCTCATCGCCGAGGTGCTTCCGGCCACGGTGGCCCTGTCGCTCGCGGCGCTGGCGTTGGCGTTCGGCATCGCGCTGCCGCTCGGCGTGCTGGCGGCGGCGCGGCGCGGGACCGGCGTGGACGCGCTCGCTTCCACGGTGGCCGTGCTGGGGCTGGCCATCCCCAACATCTGGCTGGGCCCGCTGCTCATCCTGGCGTTCGCGGTCGAGCTACGCTGGCTGCCGCTGCCAGGTGACGACGCGAGCGGCGTGGTGGGCCTCTTGCTGCCCGCCGTCACGCTGGGCACCGCGCTCGCGGCCATCCTCACGCGCCAGACGCGCGCCTCCATGCTGGAGGTCTATGACGAGCAATACGTGCTGGCGGCGCGCGCCCGCGGCCTGAGCGAGCCGGTGGTGGCCATCAAGCACGTGCTGCGCAACGCGCTCCTGCCGGTGCTCACCATCGGCGCGGCGCAGCTGGGCGCGCTGCTGTCGGGCGCCGTGGTCACCGAGAAGGTCTTCGAGCGCGCGGGGCTCGGGCAGCTCTTCCTGGACGCGTTCTTCGCGCGCGACATGCCGGTGGTGCAGGGCTGCGTGTTGGTGGTGGCCGTCACCTACGTGGCGCTCAACATCGCGGTCGACCTGCTCTACGTGGTGGTCGACCCGCGCGTGAGGCTCGCGTGA
- a CDS encoding AAA family ATPase — MSDWVAPTVGQLRDLEVLVNAHHPLWVVETVEEDRVRVMLAHLADRVGLPLFVWHPVTGLARVDAAPGPGASGTDTAKGCLAFIEQANMEALFFLPSFPLDAEDAAQGARIKEIYRRYFKHRGALVLTTPQLELPKGLDPLFTHVELHTPTAETYHRFITQVIRDISARRAVKVDMTPEDVSELLGALHGLTFFEVQKIITQAVVEDGMLTREDLGRVMDAKRRIVERSGVLEYFPHDHNLSEVAGLGNLKRWLRKRRAAFTEPARAKEFGLTAPRGLLLLGVQGCGKSLCAKAVASEWGLPLLRLDPSNLYTKYFGESERNLKRAIQTAESMAPVVLWLDEIEKALGQGDQDGGTSQRVFGTFLAWMQEKKESVFVIATANDISKLPPELLRKGRFDEIFFVDLPDAATRAEILAVHLKKRGRDPERFDLVALGEQAEGFSGAELEQVVVSGLFTAFAEGVDVSDDVLEAEIDGTRPLSVTMSEKITALREWARERAVRADD, encoded by the coding sequence ATGAGCGACTGGGTAGCCCCGACGGTTGGACAGCTGCGCGATCTCGAGGTGCTCGTGAACGCGCACCACCCGCTGTGGGTGGTGGAGACCGTGGAGGAAGACCGCGTGCGCGTGATGCTGGCGCACCTGGCGGACCGCGTGGGGCTGCCGTTGTTCGTGTGGCACCCGGTCACGGGGCTGGCGCGGGTGGATGCTGCGCCGGGGCCCGGGGCCAGCGGCACGGACACCGCAAAGGGCTGCCTCGCGTTCATCGAGCAGGCCAACATGGAGGCGCTGTTCTTCCTGCCCAGCTTCCCGCTCGACGCCGAGGACGCGGCGCAGGGCGCGCGCATCAAGGAGATCTACCGGCGCTACTTCAAGCACCGCGGCGCGCTGGTGCTCACCACGCCGCAGCTGGAGCTGCCGAAGGGGCTCGACCCGCTGTTCACGCACGTGGAGCTGCACACGCCCACGGCCGAGACGTACCACCGCTTCATCACACAGGTGATCCGCGACATCAGCGCGCGCCGCGCCGTGAAGGTGGACATGACCCCCGAGGACGTGAGCGAGCTGCTGGGCGCGCTGCACGGGCTCACGTTCTTCGAGGTGCAAAAGATCATCACGCAGGCCGTGGTGGAGGACGGCATGCTCACGCGCGAGGACCTCGGCCGCGTGATGGACGCGAAGCGCCGCATCGTGGAGCGCTCGGGCGTGCTCGAGTACTTCCCGCACGACCACAACCTGAGCGAGGTGGCGGGCCTCGGAAACCTCAAGCGCTGGCTGCGCAAGCGGCGCGCCGCGTTCACCGAGCCGGCGCGCGCGAAGGAGTTCGGCCTGACGGCGCCGCGCGGGCTGCTGCTGCTGGGCGTGCAGGGCTGCGGCAAGAGCCTGTGCGCCAAGGCGGTGGCCAGCGAGTGGGGCCTGCCGCTGCTGCGCCTCGACCCTTCGAACCTCTACACCAAGTACTTCGGTGAGTCCGAGCGCAACCTGAAGCGCGCCATCCAGACGGCCGAGTCCATGGCGCCGGTGGTGCTGTGGCTCGACGAGATCGAGAAGGCCCTCGGCCAGGGCGACCAAGACGGCGGCACCAGCCAGCGCGTGTTCGGGACGTTCCTCGCGTGGATGCAGGAGAAGAAGGAGAGCGTCTTCGTCATCGCCACTGCGAACGACATCTCGAAGCTGCCCCCCGAGCTGCTGCGCAAGGGTCGCTTCGACGAGATCTTCTTCGTGGACCTGCCCGACGCGGCCACGCGCGCCGAGATCCTGGCGGTGCACCTGAAGAAGCGCGGCCGCGATCCGGAGCGCTTCGACCTCGTGGCGCTCGGCGAGCAGGCGGAGGGCTTCAGCGGCGCGGAGCTCGAGCAGGTGGTGGTGTCCGGGCTGTTCACCGCGTTCGCCGAGGGCGTGGACGTGAGCGACGACGTGCTGGAGGCCGAGATCGACGGGACGCGGCCGCTGTCGGTGACCATGTCGGAGAAGATCACGGCGCTGCGCGAGTGGGCGCGCGAGCGGGCGGTGCGGGCGGACGACTGA
- a CDS encoding aminotransferase class I/II-fold pyridoxal phosphate-dependent enzyme: protein MNAPELKASRHLADVKYEIRGALARRADELERDGYDIVKLNIGNPGAFGFRMPDTMRVAMVQNLHQADPYSHQKGIFPAREAVVMQQQDRGVPDASADDVFIGNGVSELIMMTMRALLNPEDEVLVPSPDYPLWTASIVIHGAKAVHYPCRPENGFVPDPAELAKLVTPRTRAIVVINPNNPTGAVYPRKVLEGIAAIAEKHHLVLFADEIYDTMLYDGAEYVPVATLTDKTLVATFGGLSKIYRACGLRVGWVSFSGEKGRAREYLRGLELLASLRLCANVPGQFAVQTALGGRQSIEDLVRPGGRLYETRRAIIESVAKSRFMEVVAPSGALYAFIRVKSEAFASGFDDEAFALTLLEEKHILIAPGTSFNVPYKNHFRVTLLPQPDQMRAVMGQIDELLGDLAEASA from the coding sequence ATGAACGCCCCCGAGCTCAAAGCCTCCCGCCACCTGGCCGACGTCAAGTACGAGATCCGCGGAGCGCTGGCCCGGCGAGCTGACGAGCTCGAGCGCGACGGCTACGACATCGTGAAGCTGAACATCGGTAACCCGGGGGCCTTTGGCTTCCGCATGCCGGACACCATGCGCGTGGCCATGGTGCAGAACCTGCACCAGGCGGACCCGTACTCGCACCAGAAGGGCATCTTTCCGGCGCGCGAGGCGGTGGTGATGCAGCAGCAGGACCGCGGGGTGCCCGACGCGTCGGCCGACGACGTGTTCATCGGCAACGGCGTGTCCGAGCTGATCATGATGACCATGCGGGCGCTGCTCAACCCCGAGGACGAGGTGCTGGTCCCGAGCCCGGACTATCCGCTCTGGACCGCGTCCATCGTGATCCACGGCGCGAAGGCGGTGCACTACCCCTGCCGCCCCGAGAACGGCTTCGTGCCGGACCCGGCCGAGCTGGCGAAGTTGGTCACGCCGCGCACACGCGCCATCGTGGTGATCAACCCCAACAACCCCACCGGCGCGGTGTATCCCCGCAAGGTGCTCGAGGGCATCGCGGCCATCGCCGAGAAGCACCACCTGGTGCTCTTCGCGGACGAGATCTACGACACCATGCTCTACGACGGGGCGGAGTACGTGCCCGTCGCCACGCTCACGGACAAGACGCTGGTGGCCACCTTCGGGGGCCTCAGCAAGATCTACCGCGCGTGCGGTCTGCGGGTGGGCTGGGTGTCGTTCTCGGGCGAGAAGGGGCGCGCGCGCGAGTACCTGCGCGGCCTCGAGCTGCTGGCCAGCCTGCGCCTGTGCGCCAACGTGCCCGGGCAGTTCGCGGTGCAGACGGCGCTCGGCGGGCGGCAGTCCATCGAAGACCTGGTGCGTCCTGGCGGGCGCCTCTACGAGACGCGCCGCGCCATCATCGAGTCCGTGGCGAAGAGCCGCTTCATGGAGGTGGTGGCCCCCTCTGGCGCGCTCTACGCCTTCATCCGCGTGAAGAGCGAGGCGTTCGCTTCGGGCTTCGACGACGAGGCGTTCGCGCTCACACTGCTCGAGGAGAAGCACATCCTCATCGCGCCGGGCACGAGCTTCAACGTGCCCTACAAGAACCACTTCCGCGTCACGCTGCTGCCGCAGCCGGACCAGATGCGCGCGGTGATGGGGCAGATCGACGAGCTGCTCGGGGACCTGGCCGAGGCCAGCGCGTAG
- a CDS encoding DUF4334 domain-containing protein, with amino-acid sequence MPAKNRPTVLYYPSFVYDFMQSVMFPLNYAIGAACHLQPKKSVWGEADFASKPVPGTGRALESIASDILAGRDVAYDEGDLVRLYDSLPPVSATEDLVGHSWNGRILRTNASVLDLAEWFIIRPLELLGVKWGKRYRNIHKGDPLLFRFRDSVYAPVPIWGNVGMTDIRWRGVPTATMNYDHQPWKDYFKLLSDADGERVLLGVWTHKHIAGGWFTLTLAPDVPTEPGA; translated from the coding sequence ATGCCCGCCAAGAACCGTCCGACGGTCCTCTACTACCCGTCTTTCGTCTATGATTTCATGCAATCTGTGATGTTCCCGCTGAATTACGCGATTGGGGCGGCCTGCCACCTGCAGCCCAAGAAGTCCGTGTGGGGGGAGGCGGACTTCGCCTCGAAGCCAGTGCCTGGAACGGGCAGAGCGCTCGAGTCCATCGCGAGCGACATCCTGGCCGGACGTGACGTCGCCTACGACGAAGGTGACCTCGTGCGTCTCTACGACTCCCTGCCCCCCGTGAGTGCCACCGAAGACCTGGTGGGGCACTCCTGGAACGGTCGCATCCTGCGGACGAACGCCTCGGTCCTCGACCTGGCGGAGTGGTTCATCATCCGACCCCTCGAGCTCCTCGGGGTCAAGTGGGGCAAGCGCTACAGGAACATCCACAAGGGAGACCCGCTGCTGTTCCGGTTTCGCGACAGCGTCTACGCGCCCGTTCCCATTTGGGGGAACGTCGGCATGACCGACATCCGCTGGCGCGGCGTCCCGACCGCAACGATGAACTACGACCACCAGCCCTGGAAGGACTACTTCAAGCTCCTCTCCGACGCGGATGGCGAGCGCGTGCTGCTCGGCGTCTGGACGCACAAGCACATCGCGGGTGGCTGGTTCACCCTGACGCTCGCACCCGATGTGCCCACGGAGCCGGGCGCCTAG